ttatgcaaaaattacttcccaatagacagtttcttaaaatatataaatcattattaatcttcgaatcatatattaatgattcattttcttctttattttttttattttttctcttaaatgttgtttttgaaatcgtttccgaaatccaaataacgaatactaatataaaatgttaagaagcgtacggttgtttgttaatgtttgcatatatataataattttttttaattccttattatttaccttataagagattcccaaaaaaaatgctattgcaccaaatatcgataaaactgtaaataatttgtttcctgtcgacgaacttgatgatgtaacTCTAGATATTAGTGCAGAAACGTCTGCTGTTATCTCTGGAATAGTTTGGATATGTTTAGATTTctcttttatattattataatcagcTGATAAAGCAGGCAATATTTGATTATTTGAGGTACCTTCAGTATTACTGCCATCTTTGAGCtctgcatattttttaacaaacaTAGTAGCATCATTTAACAGTTTGTTGCCATCTGTATTCATGTATTTATTAGCATACATACTACATATTAATTTggatgcatcataaaatttagaaagatctttaatatcaatattcaacaaatctttatttttttcta
This genomic window from Plasmodium yoelii strain 17X genome assembly, chromosome: 7 contains:
- a CDS encoding PIR protein; amino-acid sequence: MDDNLCGKIELIRKYLPDDSDESTSLDFYGYKSFENYCPNKNCHDDLEKITIGFLWLLEQYFIEYPPKGGVINYNKPFFLYIILWLSYKLNQNTEETFTTINDFYTDHIKNGGKYSNFNKDSNRFPFLEEFIEKNKDLLNIDIKDLSKFYDASKLICSMYANKYMNTDGNKLLNDATMFVKKYAELKDGSNTEGTSNNQILPALSADYNNIKEKSKHIQTIPEITADVSALISRVTSSSSSTGNKLFTVLSIFGAIAFFLGISYKYSLFGFRKRFQKQHLREKIKKIKKKMNH